A window from Dysidea avara chromosome 2, odDysAvar1.4, whole genome shotgun sequence encodes these proteins:
- the LOC136246554 gene encoding transient receptor potential cation channel subfamily A member 1-like, whose product MSANNLLNQKDSAKQFTDILSTENQTPEDVKGSQVHANSPHAINAAEALNGELDCGEPVPEHLALEMGNYNKNISDEADRKPPKPETAFTKSVREDDEDAVEQWITYLDYEQKNRPKHNYHKAHPLYDPYHDVPLIDKVDDHDKHYNAVHNAVITNNIRLLYRLRDAGADLNRPTSDQAENPPLVLAVFRFSDDVAEEPCRLTDRFSFISVPLVKREVNSTFQALLQCASVRENVNKTNRAGITALHAACRRGNTAMVDILLKVEGIEIDKQDKHGNTPLHSACASGNLTTVATLIKNGADYKLTNKLEMHPFHVAVTVGKLDAVAMIRNDSRVSKSKEELLCAKEEDGNTMFLLAVRGGHDSVVEFLLQIGAQIDDINKDNANAFHLAAAVNSCSIMEKIYTHDPGMSLNLIEAKDSSSLTPLHYAAKRNQKDVVSFLIEKNNKLEVEDAELNTPLLMAAAEGSSEVMSVLIKEGAKLTRTDGKGNNIVHLMVSSDNADVMKKVLDSHDFAKHALIDDGNWTGQSALHKACRSGYAENCVELLKRGANPNLKDSNGCVPLHYAAESGSLEIIKLLFNHHANVDAVDDQIGQTPLCVAAYHGHEAIVEYLIQAGADIDGKFSDANNYEDNWKTSPLFVSCINGHVRIVKRLLEDGADVRVDKLFEDDEGRWSIRGNCLVLSTLLGQEDVCMCIVNSSKWKSALRWRALNDESGERTPLKLLISLMPDVAEVVLNKCMTTTKKQNGTYVKKYYYEFLDDYHSKTRKRQPVDSNPSQRGHLNWRPYQFKKEAHTFQVMIDNKRIELLNHPLSSHLLTYKWRSYGIFIYYINLFSYLVFLGFYTGFTLALQNPKIRNCRAPGNSTANTGCGGNGNLGFLIAAAIIIIAFSMIRIFVELFQVYYRHFGYFLEFENWMELYLYSSSIAFVAFGLAADCQCTEPWQWEFGAVTLLIAWLNLVLFLKKFPLTGVYVLMFTHILTTILKILLLPILFVISFGLTFYMLFFRPDMQTAFSTPANAILRTMMLTLGEFDFDDLFYNSDQDRVLATADNPDPLQPEVLYPGATYLLWIVFVIVMPIVLINLLIGLAVDDIKGIQDESHLKRLALEVDFTMHLEDLGFIRNLFIKRMDKEYFTPDTQKFADSKVEDYPEQLYNCFQRFKLYYFGRSKSHQDDIKVVDEKSATERIEEEISDISVMVADVRKRVKQGGSSGKDAVDGGQSESANQAKELAEVKNMLAEHKMKQDRILMLLEQVCSRHPDTFALASSSDVVDSDDEGAKRGGYTLDSGKSKGHSKRSSDE is encoded by the exons ATGTCAGCGAACAACCTTTTGAATCAAAAAGATAGTGCCAAGCAGTTTACTGATATCCTTTCTACTGAGAACCAAACTCCTGAAGATGTGAAAGGCTCACAAGTTCATGCAAATAGTCCACATGCCATAAATGCAGCTGAGGCTCTCAATGGAGAACTGGACTGTGGTGAACCAGTGCCTGAACACTTGGCTTTGGAAATGGGTAATTATAATAAGAACATTAGTGATGAAGCAGACAGAAAACCACCCAAACCAGAGACAGCTTTCACTAAG TCTGTCAGGGAGGATGATGAAGATGCAGTGGAACAGTGGATAACATACCTAGACTATGAACAAAAGAATCGTCCTAAGCACAACTATCACAAGGCACATCCCTTGTATGACCCATACCATGATGTGCCCCTAATTGATAAAGTTGATGATCATGACAAACACTACAATGCTGTACACAATGCAGTCATCACAAATAATATACGCTTGCTGTACAGACTTCGTGATGCTGGAGCAG ATCTGAATCGCCCCACTAGTGATCAGGCTGAAAATCCTCCTTTGGTGTTAGCTGTTTTCAGATTTTCTGATGATGTGGCTGAAGAGCCATGTAGACTCACTGATCGTTTCAGTTTTATATCAGTCCCACTAGTGAAAAGAGAAGTTAACTCCACTTTTCAAGCTTTGCTACAGTGCGCCTCAGTACGGGAGAATGTCAATAAAACTAATCGTGCAGGAATTACTGCCTTGCATGCTGCCTGCAGACGAGGAAACACAGCTATGGTTGATATCCTACTAAAAGTTGAAGGTATTGAAATTGACAAGCAAGACAAACATGGTAACACACCATTACACTCAGCCTGTGCTAGTGGTAACCTGACCACTGTTGCTACTCTCATCAAAAATGGCGCAGACTACAAGCTGACAAATAAGCTTGAAATGCACCCATTCCATGTTGCTGTGACTGTGGGTAAACTGGATGCTGTAGCAATGATTCGAAATGACAGCAGAGTTTCTAAATCCAAGGAGGAGCTGTTGTGCGCCAAGGAGGAAGATGGAAACACAATGTTTCTGCTGGCTGTCAGAGGTGGTCATGACAGTGTAGTTGAATTTCTCTTGCAAATTGGGGCTCAGATTGATGACATTAACAAAGACAATGCTAACGCTTTTCATCTGGCTGCAGCAGTCAATAGCTGCAGTATCATGGAGAAGATATATACCCATGATCCTGGCATGTCCCTTAATCTCATTGAAGCTAAGGATTCATCTTCACTGACCCCACTTCATTATGCTGCCAAAAGAAACCAAAAAGATGTTGTGAGCTTTTTGATTGAAAA AAACAACAAACTAGAAGTTGAAGATGCAGAACTTAATACACCACTTTTAATGGCTGCTGCAGAAGGCAGTAGTGAAGTGATGAGCGTTCTTATCAAGGAAGGTGCTAAATTGACACGTACCGATGGTAAGGGGAACAACATTGTTCATCTAATGGTGTCCAGTGACAATGCTGATGTGATGAAG AAAGTTTTAGATAGCCATGACTTTGCCAAACATGCATTGATCGATGATGGAAATTGGACTGGACAGTCTGCCCTTCACAAAGCTTGCAGAAGTGGATATGCTGA GAATTGTGTTGAGTTGCTGAAGAGGGGAGCAAATCCAAACTTAAAGGATAGCAATGGATGTGTACCACTACATTATGCTGCAGAATCCGGGAGCTTGGAAATCATAAAGCTTCTATTCAACCATCATGCTAATGTCGATGCCGT TGATGACCAGATTGGCCAAACTCCATTGTGTGTTGCTGCCTACCATGGACATGAAGCAATAGTGGAGTACCTCATCCAGGCAGGGGCTGATATTGATGGGAAGTTTTCTGATGCAAACAATTATGAAGATAATTGGAAG ACCTCTCCACTATTTGTCAGCTGTATAAATGGTCATGTGAGGATTGTAAAACGCTTGCTTGAAGATGGTGCTGATGTCAGAGTTGATAAACTTTTTGAAGATGATGAGGGTCGATGGAGTATAAGGGGAAACTGCCTTGTCCTTTCTACTCTACTTGGTCAAGA GGATGTTTGCATGTGTATTGTTAACTCTTCTAAATGGAAAAGTGCTCTGAGGTGGCGTGCTCTCAATGATGAATCTGGAGAACGCACTCCACTGAAACTTCTCATTAGTCTGATGCCAG ATGTTGCTGAAGTTGTGCTCAACAAATGCATGACAACAACCAAAAAGCAGAATGGGACTTACGTTAAGAAATACTACTATGAGTTTTTGGATGATTATCACAGTAAAACACGGAAAAGACAGCCAGTGGATTCAAA TCCTAGCCAAAGGGGACATCTTAACTGGAGACCATATCAATTCAAGAAAGAGGCACATACTTTTCAAGTTATG ATTGACAACAAACGTATTGAACTACTCAATCATCCCCTGTCATCTCACCTGCTGACCTACAAGTGGAGGTCATATGGAATATTCATATACTACATCAACCTGTTCAGTTACTTGGTGTTTCTTGGTTTCTACACTGGGTTTACCTTGGCACTGCAAAATCCAAAGATTAGGAATT GCAGAGCTCCAGGCAACA GTACTGCCAATACTGGATGTGGAG GAAATGGCAACCTGGGTTTCCTGATTGCTGCGGCCATCATCATTATTGCATTCTCTATGATCAGGATTTTTGTTGAGCTTTTCCAAGtctattacagacattttgGCTACTTTCTTGAATTTGAAAACTGGATGGAGTTGTACTTATATTCATCCTCTATAGCTTTTGTAGCATTTGGTTTAGCAGCTGACTGTCAGTGTACAGAACCTTGGCAATGGGAGTTTGGTGCTGTCACACTATTGATTGCTTGGTTAAACTTGGTGTTGTTTTTGAAGAAGTTTCCTCTCACTGGAgtatatgttttaatgtttacaCACATTTTGACTACAATTTTGAAGATTCTACTGTTACCAATACTGTTTGTGATTTCCTTTGGTCTAACATTTTACATGTTATTTTTCCGTCCG gATATGCAGACAGCTTTTTCAACTCCGGCTAATGCCATACTGAGAACAATGATGTTGACTTTGGGAGAGTTTGATTTTGATGACCTATTTTACAATAGTGACCAAGACCGTGTATTGGCCACAGCAGATAATCCTGATCCATTACAACCTGAAGTACTTTATCCAGGAGCAACATATCTTTTATGGATTGTATTTGTAATAGTGATGCCAATTGTATTGATCAATTTGCTG ATTGGTTTGGCTGTTGATGATATTAAAGGAATTCAGGATGAATCTCATCTAAAGCGTTTAGCACTTGAG GTTGATTTTACTATGCATCTTGAGGATCTTGGGTTCATCAGAAATTTATTCATAAAGAGAATGGACAAGGAGTACTTTACACCTGACACACAAAAATTTGCGGATTCTAAAGTTGAAGATTATCCTGAGCAACTGTACAATTGCTTTCAGAGATTTAAACTTTATTATTTTGGAAGATCAAAAAGTCACCAAGATGATATAAAAGTGGTGGATGAAAAG